The DNA sequence GGATATCTCCTGCAAGGCCTCGAAAATCCGGCCCAGTGTTTCGGAATCATCCACGTTGGAGGGTCGGTGAAGCGTCACCACCGCGTAGGGATGGAAGCCCCTTCCATTCTTTAATCCCAGGGTTTCCAAGACGGTCGACTGTTTAGCCCTTTCCCGGTGTTTGACCAACGTATCGATCATGACGTTGCCTACGAAAAAAATCCGCTCGCTCTGAACGCCTTCTTTCAACAGGTGGGCGCCCGCAATGCGATCCGTGGTAAAGAGGTAGTCCGCAATCGCATCCGTCACTTTCCTATTAATCTCTTCCGGCATGGTCATATCGCCGCTCCGGAGACCGGCCTCCACATGCGCCACGGCGATGTTGAGTTTCTTCGCGGCGAGGCTGCAGGCCATCGTCGAATTGACGTCGCCGACGACCAGGACCAGGTCGGGTCGCTCCCCCTCCAGGACCGGCTCGAAGGCCATCATCACCTTGCCGGTCTGCTCCGCGTGTCCTCCCGACCCCGCCTCCAGGTTGATGTCGGGTCGGGGAATCCCGAGGTCCTCGAAAAAGGACTGGGACATGGCATGATCATAATGCTGGCCCGTATGCACCAGGATCGGGTCCATTCTCGGGCGTCGCCCCTTTCCGTTGTGGACTCCGATCGCCTCCAGGATCGGCGCGATCTTCATGAAATTCGGCCGCGCCCCGGCCACTAAAATGATCTTCATCCATCCCTCCGTTACGATTAGATCGCAGGCGACGTTTAAAATAATCCCAGACGGCTCAGGATCCGAAGCCACCTTTTATGGTTCACCAGCCCAAGCCATCCCACGAGGCCGGTGATGAACAGCCATTCGGCGCCCGGGATGGGAACCGAGGATGGCGGGTCCATCTGGCCGCTCAGAACAATATCGACCCCGCCGCCGGTGGTCCCCCCGATCTCTCCGGAACCGGAGCCCGGAGTATCGCCGGTGAGCGATCCGCCAAAAAAGCTCACCGTGCCGAACGATCCCGGGGAAAGGTTCGAAGCCCCCGGGACGCTCCCGTCGCCGGAATTATCCGCCGCCGATGGGTCGGAAACGGGGATTGCGAAAACCGGATTGGGCGCCGAAGTCAGGTCCACCACGGGAGATTTAAATAACGACACATCGCCGATAATCGGGCCGAAATTTTCATTTTCCCACCGGCCGGATCCATATCCGTTGGGGGCAAGGGGTATATAAAAAAGAGCTTTTCGGGGGACCTCTGTCTTATCGCTCAAGGGATCCAATACGGACTCCGGGGTTTCAAGATCCCCCAAAACAGCGACCCATCCCTCTCCGGTCGGACCCGGGCGAACCACCTCGACCAAGGAGGCCTGTGCGATATGAAACGACAAGATCCACAATGTCACCGCGCAGACCAGCACTTTAAGATACATAAAACCACCTTGGCCGGGTCGTCAGGGTATGGCCATCTCCAGTCGACCTAATCAATATCCTTACAAAAGACTCTCCGACAATCGATCGCGATGCCTTCGGCCCAGACCGAGGAAGGCCGCCAAAGCAAAGAGTCCGGTTCCCATCAGTCCCAGTGCGGCCGGAAGCGGAACGGGGGCGACCTCGGTCGTGCCCTGCAGGTTCATGTCGAAGGATGACAGGTCGAAATAAACATGCTGCCAGGAAAGGCTGAACTGACCGGTCCCGGGATCGTAAGTTCCCGTGGCCATGCCCCCGATATTCAGCATCCCGTTGATCTTCGGCCCCGTGATACCGGCAAATAACGATGAAAGGTCCGCCGTAATGGTGGTTCCCGAGACCTGCGCGGACGGCGCGTTGAATAGCCCGTTGGAGGAGTCGGTGAGGATCGAAAAGGTGTGACCGTCAATCATCATCGGGGGAAAAATGTTTGGCGGGGGCTGGAATTGCCCCATCACGATCGTTCCGTTTTGGACAAAATTTCCGTTGATCGACCCGATCGGCCCTAAATCGAGCGAGAGACTCCCCCCGGTGATGTCGAGCTGTGTAACGGTATCCGCCCGAACGGAGGTGCCGTAGACACAAAAAAGGAAGATTAAGGATAGAACGATCAGGATTTTATGAAAACTCATGGCATCTCCCCAAACGTTTCCGCCCGGAGAGAAATTCTCCGGGCGGAATCCATTCTTATCCGAAGATTCTTTTCCAGCCCATGCCGGCCACCCCGACCAGGCCCGTGCCGAACATCAGCATGGAGGTCGGAATCGGCACCGGCGCCGGCATCATGCCGTCGTAGGGATTCACGGCCGTGGTGAGCGTTAATCCGGCGTCCTGCAACGGATTAAACCCGTTTCCATCCAGATCCCACTGGATCGCCAGCGTATTATAATAGGTGGAGGTCACCACCGGATTGACCGAATGGGATGGATCGATCGGGATCGTAAAGATCTGATTCGCATAATCCGCCGGGTCCGCAATCGTGTAGATCACGGAGGTTTGATTATTCCGAAGGGCAAAATCCACCAGGGAACCCCCGGAAAAAGTGTACTGTCCCCACAGGGAATCGGGGCCGTTGGGCGCCAAGGCAATCGGCGTAAAAACGTTGCCGCTGACAAATCCGAAGTCGTACGTCGGCACCGGCAGCGTCAGATCAATATTAAAGGTGGCCACCGCGGGGTTATGATCGGTGCCGTCGACCATCATCACAAGACCCGGGCTGTTCACCACCAGGTCGGCCCAAGCCCGGCCCGATGGGAGGCTTCCCAGGAGACCTAGCAACAACGCCAGCAACGCCATTTTGTTTTTCATCGTTGACCTCGATCAACTTTTCGAGCCTTAAGCCCTGCCGGGGACTTATTACAATCCCCGGCAGGGCCATGGCTGTCGTAAGATCTTACTTTACTGCGCGCAGGGATGCGCTCCGGGCTTGAACGAAACGGGGCCCGCGTCCGCGTTCTTGAAGGTGTACATGTCCGCACCCGCCACCCAGAAATCCCCGGCCGGAAGAAGCGCGATCGTGGAGGAGGACGACGAGTTGGTCACGAAATCGGACGCCAACGCGATTTGATCCGAGGAAATGCCCGGGTCGGAGTAATTGCGCGTATTCAACCGCTCCCCGGCCCAGTAAATATATTCACCGCACTTCACCGTAGCCTTGGGATCGTCCACCAAGTTGGTCCAGATCTGGTAGGTAGAGGTGGTGTCTGGATTCGTGGCCCAAGCGGGTGCGACCGTTAATTGCGTCGCGGCATTGGCTGTGACGGTCGCCGTCTGCCCGGCACCCGTTCCGCCGGTGATCTTTACCGAATAGTTGACCAAACTATTCGTCACCCAATCCTGAGCAGTGTCGTCCAATGTTGTTGAGGTAGCAACGCTCGTAGATTTGCTCGACACGACGATATTGCTCGCCCGGAGACCGTCAAGCTTGATCGGGTACCCGGGAGCCGTGGCCACGCTCACGTCGGCGTCGACGTAGCCGATCCCTCTCGGATGGGCCGGACGGCTCAAGCCCGCATTACCTCTTATGCAGTCCTGGACATCCTGAGTGCTGGATCCAAAGTAGACCCCGTCCGCCGATAGCGTCAGGTTGGTTGATCCGCTCGGGGTCTCCGTGGCGTCTTTCATAACGGTTTCATCGAAAGCCGCCTTGGAACCCGACCCCGCCGCCCGCAGACAGAGCGTGATCGGCGAGGAGGCGTCCGGTGTGCCGGGGGTGGTCACGTCCGTCACCAGGCCCACCTGGGTCCAATCGGTGACGTTCCGGCTGAAGATCGCCTCGATTTCCGTTCGGTTCAGGCCCACCACGGGCTGCAGGACTCCGCCGACGTTTTTCTTGACGTGCTCTCCCACAAGTAACTGCCACGGCACGATGGCGGCCTGGGCGCTGGTGAGCATGCTCTGATCCAGCGGCTTCACGACCGTAGTGACCGGCCCGACCTGATGGAAGGAGCTTCCCGCCACGTCCGCCATTCCCATCGTCATCGGAAGATCTCCGGCGATGATCGTGTTGCAGCCGGTGTATTCATAATACTGCTTGCCGTCCGCCGCCCGGGTCAGCAGGGTCGGCCCGGAGGAGCAGGTGCTGGCCAGATGATCGAGGTAATGCATCAACGAGCGAGAATCGGAGGTCGGATTCTGGAGTTTGAGGACCCCGTCGGAAGAGCCCGTGGCCGAATACCGGAAGATGGTCGGAACGCCGGCCCGAGTCCCGGTCCAGACGTGGAGCTTCCCGGCCGTAATGGTGACCGGGCTCGTGATATTCCCGTTCACGTAGTGAATCGGAAGATTGGGGGTCTGGTCCAGCATGTTCAAGGGAACCTGAGTCATGAACGGGGTGGCCGCGGACGATCCCCCGGTGTTCAATGCCACACAAGACGTCGGTTGCGGCGCCGTGCACTGCTCAACCTGAGCGGACGCCGGAAGGGCGTTCACCCCAATCAGGCCGGCAAGCAACCCGCCCAGAACGGCCGTTTTCTTAAATTTCATCGATCTCATTGAATCTCTCCTTGTTTGTTTGATTCTTATTAATGATTCATCCGGTCTTTTTATCGATTATTTCAGACGGACATAAGATTGCGACGGGCCACTCCCACCAGCCCGATCAACCCCGTGCCGAACAGCACCATGGCGGCCGGAATCGGAACCGGAGCAATCGTGAGCGTTCCATCCGCCAGCAAGGTGGCATGTCCAAACTGGGTGAGGGCGCCGGATGAGTAATCCGCTTCAACGATACTCAGGGTTCCCCCGATCCCCGTCTGCATGGCCACCGGGAAACTGCCGGCCAGCGAGCCGCTCGTGCCGAAATTGCTGGTAAATGAATTGGGGTCGGAAGCGGGCAGAAGCGCCGAGCTGTGGCCGTCCCCCGAACTGAGCGCGGCCCAGACCGCCGCGGTGTTCCAGGCGTTCTGCGGGGCCACTTGCGACAACTGGGACGCCGTATAGCTGGCCACGTCCTGGCTCGACCCGGCCACGAGGAAGGTCGGATCACCCGTGCTCGGATTATAGTAAAACCCGATCAAGGCCCAGGCCGGAGAATTCGTCCCTCCCGCCGCGGTGATATTGGATTGAC is a window from the Nitrospiria bacterium genome containing:
- the wecB gene encoding UDP-N-acetylglucosamine 2-epimerase (non-hydrolyzing), whose product is MKIILVAGARPNFMKIAPILEAIGVHNGKGRRPRMDPILVHTGQHYDHAMSQSFFEDLGIPRPDINLEAGSGGHAEQTGKVMMAFEPVLEGERPDLVLVVGDVNSTMACSLAAKKLNIAVAHVEAGLRSGDMTMPEEINRKVTDAIADYLFTTDRIAGAHLLKEGVQSERIFFVGNVMIDTLVKHRERAKQSTVLETLGLKNGRGFHPYAVVTLHRPSNVDDSETLGRIFEALQEISLRLPVIFPCHPRTRARLDQFGLGEFFDGEGSRVRLISPLSYLDFLHLNSHANLILTDSGGIQEEATILGVPCLTLRENTERPITVSQGSNRLVGNKKEAILNGFEWALRQTKSLTARPDKWDGRAAERIVEVLARISRRKFHPFIANTSIPTVPGNAMVLSS
- a CDS encoding VPLPA-CTERM sorting domain-containing protein; its protein translation is MSFHKILIVLSLIFLFCVYGTSVRADTVTQLDITGGSLSLDLGPIGSINGNFVQNGTIVMGQFQPPPNIFPPMMIDGHTFSILTDSSNGLFNAPSAQVSGTTITADLSSLFAGITGPKINGMLNIGGMATGTYDPGTGQFSLSWQHVYFDLSSFDMNLQGTTEVAPVPLPAALGLMGTGLFALAAFLGLGRRHRDRLSESLL
- a CDS encoding VPLPA-CTERM sorting domain-containing protein, which gives rise to MNYKTKLKQTVVGIFTLAVMLVAGFNENAFAVDINMGDLVLAVFGNNTEYIDNLGQASSLLPGATLNVGQSNITAAGGTNSPAWALIGFYYNPSTGDPTFLVAGSSQDVASYTASQLSQVAPQNAWNTAAVWAALSSGDGHSSALLPASDPNSFTSNFGTSGSLAGSFPVAMQTGIGGTLSIVEADYSSGALTQFGHATLLADGTLTIAPVPIPAAMVLFGTGLIGLVGVARRNLMSV